Part of the Nicotiana tabacum cultivar K326 chromosome 20, ASM71507v2, whole genome shotgun sequence genome, TGCATCTTCTAGAAGATCTCATACCATCAACTTGCTAtttaaaggagaaaaagaaaagccaaaactccttttttaatctttaaaatataaaaacaattcAAAAGATCACgaataaaaaatcaaataaataattaaacaaaGCAAAAGAAAGCATAGAAGAGAAACTCGATTTAATCATCATTGCTATTCCAACTCATTACAATTGTTGATTTGATGGAGAGGCTGATCTGCACTAATTTTTTGTACAGAATTCCAGCCTATATTTCCTTTTCCTAATAATCCTATACATACAAACAAAGACTACTAAAATATTTATTACAACCCCACTTCACAGATCTACACTTGCCTTCCTTTCTCCCACTTGGTATATTAAAATCATATTCCTAAactaatttctaaaaatataaaaatacactTTAATATATTCAAATACatcaataaaaagggaaaaaagaaaagtgTAAATAAGTGAAAAAAAACAAAGATCTTTTTCGCTTTCCATATGTCTAAGCATTCGACTACAGAATTATATATCCAGGCGAAACAGCGCAAGATGATCTGAATACCACAGTTACTATTTAATCTTCGGAGTGATCATTAGGGGAGTTTAATTCCTTATTTACCTTTGATTGAATCCCATAATAACTCAAATACCACTTAACAAACTTCCTTAATCCACTTGACAAATCTGTGGTTGGCTTATACCCAAAATCTCTATAAGCCAAAGAAACATTAGCATGTGTAAATGGGACATCCCCATTTCTTGGCATTTTAATCACATTCTTTTTAGCCTTCACATTTAATAAACTTTCCAAAATTGTCACCAATTTCTTCACAGACACAGGTGAAGTGTTACCCAAATTATACACCCTTAACTGCGCCGGACCTTTCTTTTTTCCGCCGCTGCCGGTGCTCTTCTCCGCCGTGTCAAGTGCCCCGAGACACCCTTTAACGACGTCGTCGATGTACGTGAAGTCACGCGCCACCTCTTTATTATCTTGTGTTACGTACACATTTATTGGTTTCCCTTGTGTCATATCCTTAGTGAAGAAAAAATAGGCCATGTCTGGTCTACCCCATGGTCCATAAACAGTAAAAAACCTTAATGCAGTTAAAGAAAGACCGTAAATATGGTTATATGTATGTGCAATTTCTTCACCAGCTTTTTTTGTGGCGGCATAAAGGCTAGCAGGTTGATCCGTACGATGATTTTCAGAAAATGGTACATTTGTATTTAACCCGTAAACCGAGCTGGACGATGCCCAGACGATCGCGGGTTGAGGGTTCGCTAACTTGGCCGTCTCCAACAAGTTAACGAACCCTGCTATATTCGACTTAATGTAAGACTGTGGATTTTTCATCGCGTACCTTACACCCGCCTGCGCGGCCAAGTGAAGGACGTGTGTAAATGGAACAATGTCAAATAGTTTGGATAACAACTCGGCGTCATTTATATCACCTTCCACGATAAAGATCTCGTGTTGCGCCAGTAATTTCTGGCGCCCACGTTTCAGTGATGGATCGTAATATGAGTTGAAGTTGTCTATTCCCAAGACTCCATCCCCACGCTTCTTCAATGCCATTGAACAATGAGAACCAACAAACCCAGCCGCACCTGCAACATAACATAAGCAGATTCAGTATTTAATCTCTAAAttcaattttatttgaaaatctcAACTCGAAACATACATAAATAACAACAAACTCAGTTAATTCTGACAAGTGGGAGTC contains:
- the LOC107816776 gene encoding UDP-glucuronate 4-epimerase 6-like, which codes for MASSLDTSKVMKLERYNSYIRRVNSSKLIAASSKLLFRVTLLVALLLIFFFTINYHPLSSENTSHHHIHTTTHNLLSSAFYGGGAAWEKQVRHSSTPRRANGLSVLVTGAAGFVGSHCSMALKKRGDGVLGIDNFNSYYDPSLKRGRQKLLAQHEIFIVEGDINDAELLSKLFDIVPFTHVLHLAAQAGVRYAMKNPQSYIKSNIAGFVNLLETAKLANPQPAIVWASSSSVYGLNTNVPFSENHRTDQPASLYAATKKAGEEIAHTYNHIYGLSLTALRFFTVYGPWGRPDMAYFFFTKDMTQGKPINVYVTQDNKEVARDFTYIDDVVKGCLGALDTAEKSTGSGGKKKGPAQLRVYNLGNTSPVSVKKLVTILESLLNVKAKKNVIKMPRNGDVPFTHANVSLAYRDFGYKPTTDLSSGLRKFVKWYLSYYGIQSKVNKELNSPNDHSED